From the Pedobacter cryoconitis genome, one window contains:
- a CDS encoding RNA-binding domain-containing protein, with the protein MKDEQLIKNIILEGEHEQLDFKESVQKENIAKVICSFLNGKGGRVIIGLNNSGTIKGISNALKVVEDLKVYLLNSIIPEAPITINVESLGRSELIMIKVYGGSKQPYIFDGNIYYRKGLNTQKATSKEISKLIHGRQNSELHWERQITIGVTVNDLDQKLIQSTIRESRENHRSSFQGDDVLDFLANYSLYQNGSFTNACVVLFGKQPARFFPQIRVRLTEYVDGKTDNQLLRDELLEGNLFLIQSKLEKYIGNLGIRSVFDKNQWKRVDFKFPEKALQEGIINALMHRDYSSVSSGVSISIYPDSVVISNSGHLPDDLTVRLLKTSHRSHPVNPDIAHIVFLRGLIDKLGRGTLKVLEECEKEGLKSPIWKDNEDGVSLTFYGPRALASKRGNTPIGLDDGLNDGLNDGLNDGLNDGVIRGVSKLVNDGVDDGVIDGVTDGVIIEVARLTKLISQKEGMNTLDIATKRGKSKPTVERYLRTAREVGIIEFRGAPRTGGYYLSNKIKNLI; encoded by the coding sequence ATGAAAGACGAACAACTTATCAAAAATATAATTCTTGAAGGGGAACACGAACAACTAGATTTTAAAGAGTCTGTTCAAAAAGAGAATATTGCTAAAGTAATTTGCAGCTTCCTTAATGGTAAAGGAGGGCGGGTGATAATTGGATTGAATAATTCTGGAACTATTAAAGGTATTTCTAATGCTTTAAAAGTTGTAGAAGACCTAAAGGTCTACCTTCTTAATTCAATTATTCCAGAAGCTCCAATCACTATAAATGTTGAATCTCTTGGTCGATCAGAACTTATTATGATTAAAGTTTATGGTGGTTCTAAACAGCCTTACATTTTTGATGGTAATATCTATTACAGAAAAGGTTTAAATACTCAAAAGGCTACTTCAAAAGAGATATCCAAACTTATTCATGGACGCCAAAACTCAGAGTTACACTGGGAGCGTCAGATTACTATTGGAGTGACTGTAAATGATTTGGATCAGAAATTAATTCAATCAACCATTAGGGAATCGAGAGAAAACCACCGTAGCTCATTCCAAGGAGATGACGTTCTAGATTTTCTTGCAAATTATAGCTTATATCAGAATGGATCGTTTACCAACGCATGTGTTGTACTTTTTGGCAAACAGCCTGCTAGATTCTTTCCTCAAATTAGAGTTCGATTAACTGAGTATGTAGATGGAAAAACTGATAATCAACTTTTAAGGGATGAGTTATTAGAAGGCAATCTATTTTTGATTCAATCGAAACTGGAAAAATACATTGGGAATTTAGGAATTAGGAGTGTTTTTGATAAAAATCAGTGGAAACGTGTAGATTTCAAATTTCCTGAAAAAGCACTTCAAGAAGGGATAATTAATGCACTAATGCACAGAGATTACAGCAGTGTGTCAAGTGGAGTTTCTATTAGCATTTATCCCGACAGTGTAGTGATATCAAACAGTGGACATCTTCCCGATGACCTTACTGTAAGATTACTTAAAACAAGTCACAGGTCACATCCTGTTAACCCTGACATTGCCCATATAGTCTTTTTAAGAGGTCTAATTGATAAACTCGGGAGAGGTACATTAAAAGTATTGGAAGAATGTGAAAAAGAAGGCTTAAAAAGCCCCATATGGAAAGATAATGAGGATGGAGTATCACTTACATTTTATGGGCCAAGAGCATTAGCAAGTAAAAGAGGTAATACACCAATTGGATTAGATGATGGTCTAAATGATGGTCTAAATGATGGTCTAAATGATGGTCTAAATGATGGTGTAATACGTGGGGTTAGCAAACTTGTCAATGATGGTGTAGATGATGGTGTAATTGATGGTGTAACTGATGGTGTTATTATAGAAGTTGCAAGACTAACTAAGCTTATTTCTCAAAAGGAAGGAATGAATACTCTTGATATAGCAACAAAAAGAGGTAAGTCTAAGCCTACTGTCGAGAGATATCTTAGAACAGCGAGGGAAGTAGGAATAATTGAATTTAGAGGTGCCCCAAGAACAGGAGGATATTATTTATCTAACAAGATTAAAAACCTAATTTGA
- a CDS encoding transposase domain-containing protein, translating to MFSGSHDGAQRSAMLYSFMGTCKLHGINPMIWMVDILKKINHHPAAEIQDLLPHRWKEMQQMEPVL from the coding sequence ATGTTCAGTGGATCACATGATGGCGCACAAAGAAGCGCAATGCTATATTCTTTCATGGGAACCTGCAAATTACACGGGATAAACCCAATGATCTGGATGGTAGACATACTTAAAAAAATCAACCATCATCCGGCAGCAGAAATCCAGGATCTTTTACCCCATAGATGGAAAGAGATGCAGCAAATGGAACCTGTGCTGTAG
- a CDS encoding catalase, translated as MEETNKPTRKLTTASGRPYAEHENSQSVGRRGPLLLQDFVLHEKMAHFNRERIPERVVHAKGTGAYGTLTITHDISKYTKAKIFNQIGNTCKMFLRFSTVGGEKGSADSERDPRGFALKFYTEDGNWDLVGNNTPVFFIKDPKKFSDFIHTQKREPRTNLKSPTMMWDFWSLNPESLHQVMILMSDRGTPFSYRHMDGFGSHTYSMINADNERVWVKFHFKTQQGIKNFTGPEADAMRTQDMDHSQRDLVEAIDNKEFPKWTMKIQVMTEEEAKTFRWNPFDLSKVWPHGEFPLIEVGEIELNQVPRNYFAHVEQAAFAPSNLVDGIGFSPDKMLQGRILSYADAHRHRLGVNYEQIPVNACPFMVNNYHRDGQMRVDDNGNEEPNYYPNSFGDVIPDESYKEPAWELESNVADWFDRNEGPGDNDHYTQPGDLYRKVMSDADRKNLISNIVGAMSGISGPRRDQIINLQLCHWFRADIGLGMAIASGLGIDASQAMQQQKH; from the coding sequence ATGGAAGAAACGAACAAACCAACGCGCAAATTAACTACCGCATCCGGCAGACCTTATGCTGAACATGAAAATAGTCAGTCTGTAGGCAGAAGAGGCCCTTTATTATTACAAGACTTTGTCTTACATGAAAAAATGGCCCACTTTAACCGGGAACGTATCCCCGAAAGAGTGGTACATGCCAAAGGAACAGGTGCATATGGTACATTGACGATCACCCATGATATATCAAAGTATACAAAAGCAAAGATTTTCAATCAGATTGGCAATACCTGTAAAATGTTTTTACGCTTCTCTACCGTAGGTGGCGAAAAAGGAAGTGCTGACTCTGAAAGAGATCCACGCGGCTTTGCCCTTAAATTTTACACAGAAGATGGTAACTGGGATTTAGTAGGCAATAATACGCCTGTCTTCTTTATCAAAGACCCGAAAAAATTCAGTGACTTCATTCATACCCAGAAACGCGAACCAAGAACTAACCTGAAAAGCCCGACAATGATGTGGGATTTCTGGTCATTGAACCCTGAAAGCCTTCACCAGGTCATGATCCTGATGTCTGACAGAGGTACACCGTTCTCTTATCGCCATATGGATGGATTTGGCAGCCATACGTATTCGATGATCAATGCAGATAACGAACGTGTATGGGTTAAATTCCATTTTAAAACACAACAGGGAATTAAAAACTTTACAGGCCCTGAAGCTGATGCGATGCGTACACAGGATATGGATCACTCGCAACGTGATTTAGTAGAAGCAATTGACAACAAAGAATTCCCAAAATGGACAATGAAAATCCAGGTGATGACAGAAGAAGAGGCAAAAACCTTCAGATGGAACCCATTCGATCTTTCTAAAGTATGGCCGCACGGTGAATTTCCATTGATAGAAGTAGGTGAAATTGAATTGAATCAAGTTCCAAGAAATTATTTCGCCCATGTAGAACAGGCAGCTTTTGCTCCTTCTAACCTGGTTGACGGAATTGGTTTCTCTCCTGATAAGATGCTGCAAGGCCGTATATTATCTTACGCAGATGCACACCGTCATCGTTTAGGCGTAAATTATGAGCAGATCCCTGTAAATGCATGCCCTTTCATGGTCAATAACTATCACCGTGACGGACAGATGCGTGTAGATGATAACGGAAATGAAGAGCCTAATTACTATCCAAACAGCTTTGGTGATGTAATTCCTGATGAAAGTTATAAAGAACCAGCTTGGGAATTAGAATCTAACGTGGCAGATTGGTTTGATAGAAACGAAGGCCCTGGTGATAATGATCATTACACACAACCGGGTGATTTATACCGTAAAGTAATGAGTGATGCAGATCGTAAAAATTTAATCAGCAATATTGTTGGCGCGATGAGCGGTATTAGCGGCCCCAGAAGAGATCAAATCATCAACCTGCAACTTTGCCATTGGTTCAGAGCTGATATAGGTTTAGGGATGGCGATTGCAAGCGGATTAGGCATTGACGCTAGTCAAGCTATGCAACAACAAAAGCATTAA
- a CDS encoding DUF4062 domain-containing protein: MAKRKKEKIKIMVSSTVYHFKSDLEQLCSTLIGFGYEVICSHIGTVYPVPGKTPEESCLVAVAECDFFFGIIFPMYGSGITHKEFQEAVRLNKPRGFLAHHDVAFAKQLLKEFMFEENGDRNGFKLTKRTPVMDDLLVIDMYNIAIGDGLPKEQRLWAQEFHKYPLDGAPFVNSLFGNEARFRADLEKLKGSE; this comes from the coding sequence ATGGCTAAAAGAAAGAAAGAAAAAATTAAAATCATGGTAAGCTCGACTGTTTACCATTTCAAATCGGATTTAGAGCAGTTATGTTCAACTTTAATTGGTTTCGGTTATGAGGTCATATGCTCGCACATCGGCACAGTATATCCAGTTCCTGGAAAAACTCCAGAAGAATCATGCCTGGTGGCTGTTGCAGAATGTGATTTCTTTTTTGGTATTATTTTCCCAATGTATGGGTCAGGAATAACCCATAAAGAATTTCAAGAAGCGGTTAGGCTTAATAAGCCTCGTGGCTTCTTAGCACATCATGATGTCGCATTTGCTAAGCAACTTCTTAAAGAGTTTATGTTTGAAGAAAATGGCGATAGAAATGGCTTTAAACTTACAAAAAGAACACCTGTAATGGATGATTTGCTTGTTATAGATATGTATAACATTGCAATTGGTGATGGATTACCTAAGGAACAACGTTTATGGGCTCAGGAATTTCATAAGTACCCATTAGATGGAGCACCTTTTGTAAACAGTCTATTTGGAAATGAAGCTAGGTTTAGAGCTGATTTAGAAAAATTAAAAGGATCAGAATGA
- a CDS encoding DUF962 domain-containing protein, translating into MNNNQQMPDHKYKTLKEFYPFYLQEHQNTTNRVLHFIGTALIGLCFITAMLFHAFVFFALIPVVGYGFAWAGHFFFEKNKPATFKYPLFSLASDFLLFGDLMMGRQPFKVK; encoded by the coding sequence ATGAACAATAATCAACAAATGCCCGATCATAAATACAAAACATTAAAAGAGTTTTACCCATTTTACCTGCAAGAACATCAGAATACCACAAACAGAGTATTACACTTTATAGGAACAGCGCTTATCGGCCTCTGCTTTATTACAGCCATGCTTTTCCACGCCTTTGTCTTCTTCGCATTGATACCAGTTGTCGGCTACGGCTTTGCGTGGGCAGGACACTTCTTTTTTGAGAAAAATAAACCCGCCACCTTTAAGTACCCATTATTTAGCCTGGCAAGTGATTTTTTATTATTCGGTGATTTAATGATGGGCAGACAGCCCTTCAAAGTTAAATAG
- a CDS encoding HAD family hydrolase produces the protein MQKIKNIIFDYGNVIFEIDFRITQNSLAQIGIPNIETFFGHSGHHKIFNELETGAITPAQFRDGIREIAQNSALTDQQIDAAWNSLLIGVLPETHKVLLEAKKNYRTFLLSNTNQIHYDYIMDYLQKEHNVPNNDHLFEKAYYSQLMKFRKPHVEIFEQVIQENNLNPAETLFIDDTPGHLEGAKKAGLQTLLMTEKPENLGAFLKSNGILI, from the coding sequence ATGCAAAAAATTAAGAATATAATCTTCGATTACGGAAATGTCATCTTTGAAATTGACTTTAGAATCACACAAAACTCTCTGGCACAAATAGGTATACCAAATATAGAAACATTTTTCGGGCATTCAGGTCATCATAAAATATTTAATGAATTAGAGACCGGAGCCATCACTCCTGCTCAATTTAGAGACGGAATCAGAGAAATTGCACAAAATTCAGCATTAACAGACCAGCAAATTGATGCCGCATGGAACAGTTTATTGATCGGTGTGCTCCCTGAAACCCACAAAGTATTACTGGAAGCAAAGAAAAACTACCGGACTTTTCTTTTGAGCAATACCAACCAGATCCATTATGACTACATCATGGATTATCTCCAAAAAGAACATAATGTGCCCAACAATGATCACCTGTTTGAGAAAGCCTATTACTCTCAACTGATGAAATTCCGTAAACCACACGTAGAAATATTTGAACAGGTTATTCAGGAAAACAATCTTAATCCCGCAGAGACGTTATTTATAGACGATACCCCCGGTCATCTGGAAGGTGCGAAGAAAGCAGGATTACAAACCTTACTCATGACAGAAAAACCAGAAAACCTTGGTGCATTCTTAAAAAGTAATGGTATATTAATATAG